A section of the Scyliorhinus torazame isolate Kashiwa2021f chromosome 21, sScyTor2.1, whole genome shotgun sequence genome encodes:
- the LOC140398264 gene encoding small ribosomal subunit protein uS8-like, which yields MVRMNVLADALTSINNAEKRGKRQVFIRPCSKVIVRFLTVMMKHGYIAEFEMIDDHRCGKIVVNLTGRLNKCGVISPRFDVQVKELERWQNCLLPSRQFGYLVLTTSAGIMDHEEAKRKHTGGKILGFFF from the coding sequence ATGGTGCGCATGAATGTTCTCGCCGATGCCCTGACTAGCATCAACAATGCAGAGAAACGTGGAAAACGGCAGGTTTTCATCCGGCCATGCTCCAAAGTGATTGTGAGATTCCTGACTGTAATGATGAAGCATGGCTACATTGCAGAGTTTGAAATGATTGATGACCACAGGTGTGGGAAAATAGTTGTCAATCTCACAGGCAGACTGAACAAGTGTGGTGTCATTAGCCCCCGATTTGATGTTCAAGTAAAGGAGCTAGAAAGGTGGCAAAATTGTCTACTGCCTTCCCGTCAGTTTGGGTATCTCGTTCTAACGACCTCAGCTGGCATCATGGACCATGAAGAGGCCAAGCGAAAACATACGGGAGGAAAAATCCTCGGATTCTTTTTCTAA